The segment TACAGTGTTTACTAACAGGGCCCtgaatactgaggtccaaaaagtCACCATTATAAAAATATGAACAGGTtgaaataatgaaaacatgCTTGTATCCATCGCTCAGTCCCTCTCCACCTTCCAGGCCTTCATCAGTTGACTCACCACAGGAAGTGAAGCAGCTCACAATCATTTAACACGAATTTTCCTGTATGGCAGCTTCTATTCGATGTTTGTATAAATGTATCGTTGGTCACACGCTGCACTGAAGCTGACAGTAACACCTATATCCTAGTATCAGCTCATGTTGTACATTATGTGTATGTATTAGTATTTGATGATCATTAAAGTGATGATAAGAAAGTTACCTGGCAGCCATCTTTAGTTCCATCTGACTGAACTGATGTGCGCTTATTATTTCTGGTCATATGTGTGTGCTGCCACCTGAAGCTCACAGACATCTTAACCCTCCTGAACTGCACGCCTTGTGTTCATATGGACAGATTTCTGACTTACACAAGCTTTTTTAACATGAATTTaatgaatcacatttttattttgatttaacCCATTTTTTGCAGCACATTTACTGCAGTATAACTATTACTAATATGATTTGCTTGCTATTTTTTatcatttgtgtcattttaattttttaatgaGTAAATTCAAATAAACATACAGTAATTTATCCTCTTCCTACATCTACCCTCTGACTGTCTACGTACTAGACTGCATGTTTACAGTGACACCAGTCCATTTACTCACACAGTGAACAACTATCACCTCAATCTCACTCTTCCTTCATGAGTGCAGAAACAGAGCAGCTCTATGAGCACTGacaaatgcaaaagtgatcaaacatcaggcagaaaggatgagagcagagaaatggtctgtggtcagcacctgcagaacctctcctttatagggctgtcttgatcactgcctcatttccacctgttgtctgttccatttgcacaacagcagctgaaactgattcacaatcagtgttgatcctaactggacaggctgattttacAGCAGTGTGACTgccttggagttacattgtgttctttaagtgctccctttgtttttttagcaGTGTATTATTCATTATTTCAATTTATATATGTGTAAATTGGTCAAATACTAATTGGTCAATTCATCAAGTTTAGACTATGCAGTTTCCCACCGGCAACAATTGTTGGCAAGTATAAAACCTCAATTTTCACCAACAAAACcaacatgaaattaaaaaatatgtacatattaTGTGTTAGGAAGGTCTAAGCAATGAGATTCATGCAGTTATTTTGCAGGGAAAAATTTGGCATTAATTGTTCTGTTTGTGGGTCACTGTCCGGGTCCAGTCTTAACGTGATCTGCAACGTGTGGAACTGTTTAAGGTTCCATCAAATCAGGGATCTGTTCAATAAATGTCTTCCAGCCTCTGACATCTGAGTGTTTTAGCAATTCTGAATAAAACTCTTTCAAAGTCTACGAGCTAACGCCGCTACAGTCACTTTAATACAAATctgatgttgttattgatccttgttttcctctgtctgttttcttcAGTGATGTGAAAAGCTGATGGACAAAGTGTCCACCTCTACCTGAAGGACCAGGGACTCACTGGAGGACAACAGTGTTCATATTTCTTCAGAGAAGGCTTGAAGCAGGCTGACATCCGTCCTCTGGAAGTTTCAGCGGCAACACGTTGGGACACCGCCACTCCGTTtgaactcctcctccatcatggTTGTAGTTTTTCAAAGAATCATCTCAGTTAGTGTATGATTCACATCAGTTTAACACTGAAACATCCATTGTTTCCTCTATAGAAACATCTGTACATCGCCTATTTATGTCTACATCCAAGAAACACACTGCAATAGTTTAAAGTTTTCCAGCCGTCTGCCTGCCTTGCCTACTGGCAGGTGGCGCACCTGAGCAGAGCGGTCAGTGGCGTGAAGAGGCAGCTGAAACCGCTCAGGACAGTAATTATGCAAAAGTCTTGCTATAATAAGCAGGTTATATAAAATCCCACCCAGAAGCAgtagacatgtttttttcctgctgtgaaggTGGACATGGAGGTTTATGAGGCCTGATGCACTTTTAgtgccagcccctagaggctgtgaggggaactgcagttgttCAGTCTTGGAGGTTCCTGCTCGGACAGATTTAGAAACATACCTCAAGTCTTAAACATAGGAGAAATGTGTCTCCATTCAAATTATaacaaaataatgacaaaatgtCACTCCTTGTCTCACtcaaggccacacacacacgcaacaaTCTGCTGAAAAATTCCAAAAACACTCTGAAACACCAGCTTGTGAATTTAATCCGTCATTTCTGTTTAACAAAGTCATCATCTGAACAAGAAAATCATAACATTGAACTTCATTCATTTTTGAATCATAAATCTTTGAATATGTTACAAAATTATACTtaaacattataaacacatcaaaatgcaaaaaaaaaaaccaaaacaaatcttTGACAGCAAAGTTTGACGTGGGAATGTGGCGTGCTTCCAAACGATGATGCATTTCAGCCAACGTTTCAGTTAGAAGAGGCTGCAAACAGTGCGAGGAATGATGGCAGGAGAGTGAAAAAACCAAACTGTGGATGGTTAACAGTTTCACAACTTATAAGGCCGTCAAAGGAGGAACTTTGTATTGTTGTCATATTGGAATTTCTTGAAGTACATTCACCTTAGCTACTGAGAGGTGGAAGCTCACAGCCGCTCCTGCTCCTAGCTTTTGTCAGTCCTGTTGTTGTCCTCAGCAAATAATTATTTGCACTGTCTGAGtgtctcacattttttttccccaaatcaagaccaaaaaaaataaataaataaaaataaagctaaATCTTAACTCTCCTCACCATCTTTGCTGAGCACTAAGTGgggttttaaaaacacacgGGTCCATCTGGTGCATGTAATGAGGTAATATGATATATAATGTCAGCTTTTTCTTGAAGCATGTGACTTGGTAAAACtatcctcttttctttttagtaTTTCCCTTTTTTGTAGGTTCAGCTACACCTGCAGAGACGGAATGCTACATTTAAATCACACCCTGAAGGCTGTGAACTGTCCGAACtggtggatgtgtttttttaggggTTCCCTTTTAACCGGCTACTTCAAAAAtatgatgcttttttttacagaaacaaaTAAAAGGTGAGGTCGGGTTGACGTGCTCAGTTAAGGAGGATAAAGCACCATTGCATATTAAGTCTGATGATCTGTATGTCTTTGCCGTGTGGTGAGCAACTACTGTGCATGAAGATCGTCACTGTCCAAACAAACATTggattcataaaaaaaaaacatcatgaggAAATGTTTTAAGCAAAGCTCccattaaaacagaaaacaccaAAAACCAGAAATCCTTCATATGTACATGACGTCAATCTTCTAGAAAAATGACTTCACAATTTCCGTTGAGGATTCAGGGGTCTTCACGTTATATTTCAATATCAGCATCACACAGTAAATGTAAAACTATCAGGCATTTAGAAGAGTTTGGGGATATCACTCTCAGATTACTCCAACATAGGGtgctcaacaaaaaaaaaaaaaaaagcttttcatGTGTGGTGAATATTAATGTTAATACAAAACgtttccaaaataaaaacaacatgaaaaatgTGTCACATCCTTTCATGGGCAGTGTTCAGGGAAGTCTGTGTCcatacaacaaaacacacagtcgTTACTATTCAAAACACAAATAGAAATCAATCAAATACAATTTGAgttcaagttttttttgttgagggagagaaacagaaaaagtcaTCACCCTGACAGCGACTTCCTCCAAATCATTCAAAAGAAATGATATCAAACGACAAAAAAAGGGGCTGTAGGAATGCTCACACGTTTTAAAAACTGTTTCTTGGTGTCAGTGCTGGAAAGAAAACAAGTGTCCTCAGTGGATATTTGTGACATGGACCGTCCAACCTAAAGCAACAGGCCCATTCAGAAATGATGTCCAAACCTCCTAAGGCCATTTAACCACAGCAGATGTTTATTTGTGGAACACTGAAAAAACAGGGGCACAAGTAAAAAGGCTGACTTGCACCAGCATGTCACTTTCCACCTACCACCAACCTTCATGAAATGACTTGATGTTATTAAGAGAGGGGCCTTCAGGTGGTGGAGCCCACAGAGTCTGAGTGAAAGGTGATGTACCCCGAGGACGATGCTGAGGGTGTGCTTACAAAACTGTTTGTGCTTCCTTTACTCTCAGCCTTGCTGAGATGCTTCTGACGCGCCCAGTCAGCTCCAGCACCACCGCCTGTCCTGGACCTACCACCAGAGTGTCCTGGGGTCTGCTGGCCGCGTCCAGGTGAGCCCACGTCACCGTGACGGTTTCCATCTCGTGGGAACTCCCGGCAGCCTTTACCAGAGCCGCAAGCTCCGGGGCTCTTCTTCCCAGCAAGTCTGTCTGGTTTGGGGGAGCCATCGGGTGAGGTGCCcctactgctgctgctccgtTTGTGTTCCGAGGACCGCCTGAGCGCTTGAGGCTCACGCTCAAAGTCTGTGAGCGGGAAGTGAGGGAGGATGACCGTGTGCTGTTCGTGCACGTTGGGGATGAGTGAGATGGTGGATGTGCGGCGCGGGCTCTTCCTGGGGCTCGGCAGCGGCGTCTCATCTATAAAGTTGATCACTTCGTCGCGGCTGAAACACCGCAGCTCGTCCTCGTAGCGCTCGCCGCCGCAAACCACGCGGGGCAGGTGCCTGAGGGAGTGCATGCTGTCCTCAGAGCGCCGCCGTTTGCGGTgggggtgatggtggtggtggctcTCCTCGTGGTAGGAGACCAGGCTGCTCCTGCGCCTCTCGTGGCGCGGCAAGGTGGAGCTGTAATGGGCACTCACTATCATGTCCTCGGTGGAGCCCCATCGGTGCAGGTATGAGGGGATCCGGTCGCTGGTCCACATGTCGGTTTCGTCGTGGGAGTATCTTCTTGTAGGGGGCACCTGCAGCGCGAGACACAGACCAGACCCTTCAGATATAAAGTTAACTTATACAGAGGTAATGTGTTGTGCAGCATTATTAAAGTTTTATTCATTAACATTATCATTAAAAAGAGTAGTACATGTAGGATTATTCAACTTGCAATGAAATTTAGTttcaatattttaaattaacagTAACAAgcaccttttttgttttgatgtgaaatCCTACATGTAGCACGTAGCTCATAAATACTTTGTCCAAGTTCAAATTAATCCCTCAGCATGCATCAATAAATCGCCTCCATTATCTACTGATGGTAACTGCAAAGTTCCCTACATAGTATACTCACATTCCATTCTGTTCTGACAACTatgcaagagagagagggtttGTCAAGGTGACGTCAAGAGCCTCAAGATTGATATCAGCCTGCCCCCCTGTGGTGGCTTTTAGTAAATGCAGAGAAATTAAACAGAAGAGGATACAGTAGCAGAGAGGTGAGAGGGCtgaacagcagagggcagcacaaGCATTAGAATGACTTCAGATGCAGGATGGacacacagaaaagagagacagagccaATAAAGCCACAAAAGGCTTTATCCTGCAATCAAACCACCTGAGGAATGCCGCAGCATTTCTCAAGAGGAGGTGCTGCTCAGTAATGATCTGTTTGTGGCCTTAACCCgacacagacagaggggctGTGTCACAGTTTAGGCGGATGtcctgtaacaaaaaaaaaacaatacaacacataaacacaacacagctgtGTATTACTCTACAACTGAAGGAATCTACTGCAGTGTGAGAAGCAGTATCTGACACAGAACGATGGATGGAGTAATGAATGAAGTGACAGCTACTGTATACATCTCTGTTTCCAGACTTCTTCACAAGTCCAATTGAATGGAGACACTGGTTTTTGACTGGTCTTCATAATGATGGacaaattttaaatgttttttttttccagtaaagGTAAGAGCTGGAGCTTCAGGCTGTACAGAGACTACTGAAGCCCCGTCAGATCAATACAAAGATGACACAGTGTTAAAATGCTTCATATTGCGTAGGTTGTATTAGTTACATATCTTCACCACAGTCTTCCAGGCCAAGTCCAGTCATTTATAAATCATCTGTAATTTCATTTTTAGTTTGATCCAATAACTCATATTGGGCCAGAATTTAAGaatcaaaacaggaaaaaataaaagattttgCTGAATTTGCCCTAGAAGGCTGCATGTTGGAACAAGCTTGGTTGTTAAAGCAGGCTGAAAATAATGAGCTTTTCACTGCTCTGCGTCTGACTGGGATGGATGCTGGATCCAATGGACACAATGCTTTTGGGCAGAACATGAGCGGGTGTTTATAGTGCTTTCCTGAAGCCTTGAGGGATCCCTGAAATGTAGAAGGTAAGTCCGTTACTAAACTCTTACCCTCTTACAGAATAAGAAAAAAGGCAGTGAAGTGCTTGTTGGTCCATGACTAGGATACACTACTTGAGAAATGAAGCCTGTCTAATGCAAATGGGACTGCTGATGGTCATATTTACCAGAGTGTTTCTGAttcatgtaaaataaaaaaaaggaaaaaacaaaataaaatactgaGAGATATCATCACAAAATGATTCTAGAAAATTCAATCAAAATGCTGCATAGGCCCATAAGGCCATTTCACCATGCACATTAGCAATGAGGTCAAAATAGTTCAACTGATcattaaaagaaatgaagaaaatcaataaaaatatacCTGCAAATACTGCATTTTATCTTCCTGTTGTTCCCTCAATGGATACCCTTGCAGAACCCCCCTTTCTAAGGTTGAGAATTCATACTTGGCATTACGGTCTATCGTCACGATTTCAGGCGCCGAGCTATAGTCATATGGTCTGTCATATATTAAGTCGGCATGAATTCCTCCATCTTGGCTGTTTTCTGCAAAGTGCAGAAAAGTACGAGCGTCAGGATTAGAGAGCAACGGACTCAATacacaagacagacagacagacagacgaaTAAATAAGAGAGACAAGTTCAATTGTTCTCTGATTTGTTGACTCTTCTTACGGGTCTGCTCAGGCATATGGTGTTCAGATCAAAAAAAATGTTCGCCAACCAAAAaggtatttaaatgttttagaaAGATATGAGGAAGCCAAAGATTGATTCAGATTTTAGAAACTATGCCAAACAGtttaatagtttaaaaaaatatacaacagAGATTTTGCTGTATAAAAACCCATCTACCAAGTATATTTTCCCATGTATGTTCCTTTCAGATGGGTGTAAAATGCTGATCTTGAGGAAAATGCTGGCCAAAAGGATGAAGGATGAAATTTGCACAAGCAGCTTGGCATGCAAGTCAGTAGTAGCtcgggtggaaaaaaaaaagcaggaaacaaTCCTTATACATACAACTGTGATGAGATATACATGGCAAGccctctggaaaaaaaagcagagaactGGCAGTGTTAATTATCACACAGAATATGGACTGCCTTGTGTTGTGCTATGGATCCTGCTGGACAACGAGCAGTTATGAGGGAGAGGGTCAAAAGGTTTGGAAGGTTAGAAATAGGAGAGAAGGGGATCAGATTGGGTTGAGTTTAAACAGTGccaatatgtttaaaaaaaaaagacagacagagccaTCAGTTTGCTCACGGAGCCCGTCTATGATTATCATGTGACCTAATTTTGGGACCAGATTTTGTTGAAGTGTCTGTGATTCTCTGGTGCAATGTTTTACTGTCAGCCCCCCTCAaatatacactcacacacacacacacactgctttctttctcttttttctatCTACCATTTCGCTGCCCTGAGGCCACTAAGTCTGACcgcacaaaacaaatgaaacaaaacaaaattaaataaatgataaaatcaTTTGTTTCAGTAACCAGAAAAAAACGTGGTGTATCCTTTTGTGACATGAGGGAAATATGACCATCATGATGACATGAAAAGTGCTTTGCAGCTTTTATGGCACTTGTTCAGTTTGCCTCTGGATTCTAACAATAAATGGGAACCATTTGTTTTATCGTCCTCTCACGCCAGGGCATTGTACAGGATGACTGCCCGGTTTAAAAGCATTAGAGTGAAAAATGCTGCAAGGTAAAAATGTCCTTTGTCCAACAataatctttttttcctttttcttttcttttttttaaatgacatcaATCTCATAGCACGGTGAAGCAAAGCAGTTACAGTACACagcatgtacaaaaaaaaacacacaagatacATTTTAGAGAGAATTAAATGACACAGACACTTTTCACTTCAGTTTCATCTCCTGACAACAAAGGTC is part of the Parambassis ranga chromosome 7, fParRan2.1, whole genome shotgun sequence genome and harbors:
- the gpr153 gene encoding probable G-protein coupled receptor 153 encodes the protein MVDEATTMKDDVINANTLAWLVCSGVSILANTWSILSVSAKQKKWKPLEFLICTLAGTHILNMAIPITMYCVITLRRQHSNYEWNEGLCKVFVSTFYTLTLVTCFSVTSLSYHRMWMVRWPVNYRLSNTKKQAVHTVMGIWMVSFILSTLPAVGWHDTIDRFYTSDCRFIVTEIGLGFGVCFLLLIGGSVAMGVICIGIALFQTFSIQAGHNADKNKFNVPTIVVEDAQGKRRSSIDGSEPLKTSLQITYLISGIVFIYDFLTGFPILVVSFASLKFDRSYNWMVLCVLWCSIAQSILLPMFLWACDRYRADIRMVWEKCVAIMSNDDVDEENSQDGGIHADLIYDRPYDYSSAPEIVTIDRNAKYEFSTLERGVLQGYPLREQQEDKMQYLQVPPTRRYSHDETDMWTSDRIPSYLHRWGSTEDMIVSAHYSSTLPRHERRRSSLVSYHEESHHHHHPHRKRRRSEDSMHSLRHLPRVVCGGERYEDELRCFSRDEVINFIDETPLPSPRKSPRRTSTISLIPNVHEQHTVILPHFPLTDFEREPQALRRSSEHKRSSSSRGTSPDGSPKPDRLAGKKSPGACGSGKGCREFPRDGNRHGDVGSPGRGQQTPGHSGGRSRTGGGAGADWARQKHLSKAESKGSTNSFVSTPSASSSGYITFHSDSVGSTT